CCTCGCAGCCGCGGATCATCATGTCGCTCGACGCGTTGCGCGCGGGCGGGGGCATCAGGTACGAACGCGACGGGTCCCACGGGTAGTCGGCCGGCCCGGAGACGCCGACGAAATGCTCGACCTCTTCGATGTAGTCGATCAGCTCGGCGTGGTCGACGGGCCAGTCCTCGCCCTTGCCGGTCAGCGACTTCAGCTTGAGATCGCGCTCGTCGGGGCGGGGCGTGAACGCACCCCAGTGCAGGGTCGAGCCGCCGACGCCCTTGCCGCTGTTGTTCTGGCCGAAGGCGGTCGGGGTCTCACCGCCGCTGAGGCGCTCGTCCATCCAGTTGATCTTGACGGCCTCGATCTCGTCCTGCGTGTACTCGTCGGGCTCGAAGTTCGGGCCGGCCTCGAGGGCGACGACCTTGAGGCCCTGCAGGGCGAGCTTGGCGAGGATCGGGGCGCCGCCGGCGCCGGTGCCGATCACGACCGCGTCGACGACCTCGGCCTCGTCGTAGGTGCGTTGTCCGTCGAGCTTCATCGGGTGACCTCCATGGCTGGTTCCCAGCCCTCTCGTTGGCCGGCGCCGAGCCGGCTGAATCCTTGCAGGGCGCGACCGGCACGGCCGTTCGCGAAACCGTCGAAGCCGATGCGTTCCATCGTCGCGGGGTGGGCGAGCCAGAGCTTCACCAGGTCGACGCGGCAGTCCTCGAACCATGCGGCCAGCTGTTCGGCCGAGAAGGAGTCCGTGGCGGGTGCCTCGCCCGCGACGATCGCGGCGAGCCGCTCGTCCTGCTGCTCGTCCGTCAGGCCGGTGAAGTCGGCGAGGGCGTCGAGGCCCAGCGCGTAGGCCTCGGGGTCGCTCGGCAGGTCGGCGTTGCGCCAGCCGTCGCCGTAGCCGGCGGCGAGTTGGGCGTCGACCCGCGCGGCGAGGTCGATCGCATGCGTGGGGTCGTCCTGCGGCACGACGCGGGCCGCGACGGCGCGCAGCGTGGTCAGCTGCGCCTCGGTCAGCACCTGCGGGGCGTAGCGCGGGTCGTCGGCGACGGCGCGCTTCGCGAGGATGCCGCGCGTGTTCGACGCCGTACGGCTCGATGCGATGACGCGGGCGAAGTCGTCCGACATCGCCGGAGCCCGCCCGGCGTCGTCGCGCCAGAACGTGCCGATGGCCCCGGCGACCTCGGTCGGCCGCTCGAGCGGCAGCAGGTGGCCCGCGCCGTCGAGGGTGAGGTGCGTGGCGCGCGGGTAGACGGAGCCGTTGAGGCGACGCTGGGCGTCCTCGCCGAGCGGGCCGTCGGCCCCGCCGGCCACGATCAGGGCAGGCAGGTCGAGGGTGCCGACCTCGGCCGACCAGTCCTCGCGGCTGCCGCGGTCGAACCAGGCCGTCCACGCCTCGGGGGAGGTGCGGTGCAGGTCGGCGAGGGCCTGGTCGTCGAGCACCGCGGGCAACGGGTCACCCACGTTGTCGTCGACGAAGGCGCGGGTCGTGTCGGCGTCGAGCGGGCCGTCGGCGGCCGCGGCGATCATCTGCTCGCGGTTCGCCTCGTCCATCGGCTCGGGTGACGGCGGGGAGGCCGCGAGCAGCACGACCCCGGCGAGCCCGAAGAGGCCGCCCTGGCCGGCGAGCGTGCGCGACGCGACGATCGAGGCGAT
This genomic interval from Frigoribacterium sp. Leaf415 contains the following:
- a CDS encoding alpha/beta hydrolase, producing the protein MTSDTTTTRPTLFCLHALGMSRLEYGPLTDALGDDFEVVALDLPGFGDATTADGVTVDDMVRQVTRQIRRHGATRWLLVGHSMGGKIASIVASRTLAGQGGLFGLAGVVLLAASPPSPEPMDEANREQMIAAAADGPLDADTTRAFVDDNVGDPLPAVLDDQALADLHRTSPEAWTAWFDRGSREDWSAEVGTLDLPALIVAGGADGPLGEDAQRRLNGSVYPRATHLTLDGAGHLLPLERPTEVAGAIGTFWRDDAGRAPAMSDDFARVIASSRTASNTRGILAKRAVADDPRYAPQVLTEAQLTTLRAVAARVVPQDDPTHAIDLAARVDAQLAAGYGDGWRNADLPSDPEAYALGLDALADFTGLTDEQQDERLAAIVAGEAPATDSFSAEQLAAWFEDCRVDLVKLWLAHPATMERIGFDGFANGRAGRALQGFSRLGAGQREGWEPAMEVTR